In the genome of Leptospira noumeaensis, one region contains:
- a CDS encoding nucleotidyltransferase family protein, whose translation MAIVELLDSNFIQNSLKNYKKELDILGVETIHLFGSVARNEAKQNSDIDFLVKFKSGMKNFDNYINLTFLLEDIFKVKVDLLTTESISGSLKNSVESESVLIEV comes from the coding sequence ATGGCGATAGTTGAACTTCTAGATTCAAACTTTATTCAAAACTCCTTAAAAAATTACAAAAAGGAATTGGATATTCTAGGAGTGGAGACCATTCATCTTTTTGGATCTGTCGCTAGAAATGAAGCAAAACAGAATAGTGATATTGATTTCCTGGTCAAATTCAAGTCTGGAATGAAAAATTTTGATAATTATATCAATCTAACATTTCTACTTGAAGACATTTTTAAAGTAAAAGTTGATTTACTTACTACTGAATCTATATCTGGTTCTCTCAAAAATTCCGTTGAAAGTGAGTCAGTATTAATTGAAGTCTGA